One part of the Ziziphus jujuba cultivar Dongzao chromosome 2, ASM3175591v1 genome encodes these proteins:
- the LOC107415688 gene encoding protein NRT1/ PTR FAMILY 2.10: MDNKENAVPTDQEPEVVQYRGVKAMPLVIGNETFEKLGTTGTLNNFLVYLTTVFNMKSITATTLINIFNGTTNFATLIGAFLCDTYFGRYKTLGFASVASFLGMLVLTLTAAIPKLHPPNCETDDNNTKTCPGPTPWQTAFLLCGLGFLVVGAGGIRPCNLAFGADQFNPNTESGKRGINSFFNWYYFTFTFAMMVSLTVIVYVQSDVSWAWGLAIPAILMFLSCIVFFMGSRIYVKVKPDGSALTGAVRVIVAAIKKRRLELPEQPWLSLFNHKKTLSINSNLAYTDQFRFLDKAAIIDPEDKINPDGSAANPWRLCSMQQVEEVKCLVRVIPIWISALIYYVATTQQQTYVVFQALQSDRRLGNTNFKIPAATYSIFTMIGLTIWIPIYDQIVVPALRRITGKEGGITLLQRMGFGLILSIITMLVSAIVEERRRTFAIRSPVGFEEKRGAISSLSGFWLVPQLTLIGFSEAFTVIGNVEFYYKQFPENMRSVGASFLFVGFAGASYFSGFLISIVHHFTTRSAMGDWLPEDLNKGKLDYFYYLVAALEVINLGCFIAFAKWYKYKQSDSSTVEVDMKNMQSGKHHV, from the exons ATGGATAACAAAGAGAATGCTGTGCCAACTGATCAGGAACCTGAAGTGGTTCAATACAGAGGGGTCAAAGCCATGCCTCTTGTTATAG GGAATGAGACTTTTGAGAAGCTAGGGACTACTGGAACCCTAAACAATTTCTTGGTGTATTTGACTACCGTATTCAACATGAAAAGTATTACAGCTACAACTTTGATCAACATCTTCAATGGTACAACAAATTTTGCTACTCTTATTGGAGCTTTTCTCTGTGATACTTATTTTGGCCGCTACAAGACTTTGGGATTTGCTTCTGTGGCTTCTTTCTTG GGAATGCTGGTACTAACACTAACAGCAGCAATACCAAAACTACATCCTCCAAACTGTGAAACAGATGACAACAACACCAAAACATGTCCGGGACCAACACCATGGCAAACAGCATTCCTCCTATGCGGGCTCGGATTTCTAGTCGTGGGAGCAGGCGGAATCAGACCGTGCAACTTAGCCTTCGGAGCAGACCAATTCAATCCAAACACAGAATCGGGGAAGAGAGGGATCAACAGCTTCTTCAACTGGTATTACTTCACATTCACATTTGCAATGATGGTGTCACTGACCGTGATTGTTTATGTTCAATCTGATGTGAGCTGGGCTTGGGGATTAGCAATTCCGGCAATCCTGATGTTCTTATCATGTATCGTATTCTTTATGGGATCAAGAATTTATGTGAAAGTTAAGCCAGATGGTAGTGCTTTGACTGGTGCAGTGAGGGTCATAGTGGCTGCAATCAAGAAGAGAAGGTTGGAATTGCCTGAGCAGCCATGGTTGTCTCTTTTTAACCATAAGAAAACACTATCTATCAATTCCAATCTGGCTTATACTGATCAGTTCAG ATTTCTTGACAAAGCAGCAATCATTGACCCAGAAGACAAAATCAATCCTGATGGCTCAGCAGCCAATCCATGGAGACTATGTAGCATGCAACAAGTAGAGGAAGTAAAGTGTTTGGTTAGAGTGATTCCCATTTGGATTTCAGCTCTTATTTACTATGTTGCCACTACCCAACAGCAAACTTATGTAGTCTTCCAAGCTCTTCAATCAGATAGACGCCTTGGCAATACCAACTTCAAAATCCCAGCTGCCACTTACTCAATCTTCACAATGATTGGCCTCACTATTTGGATACCAATTTATGACCAAATAGTAGTCCCGGCACTCCGGAGAATCACCGGAAAAGAAGGTGGTATAACACTTCTCCAGAGGATGGGTTTTGGATTGATTCTTTCTATAATAACAATGCTTGTATCTGCCATAGTTGAAGAGAGGAGAAGAACTTTTGCAATTCGCAGTCCTGTAGGTTTCGAAGAAAAGAGAGGAGCAATTTCTTCTCTTTCAGGTTTCTGGTTGGTTCCTCAGTTGACATTGATAGGATTTTCTGAAGCATTTACTGTCATTGGCAATGTTGAATTCTACTACAAGCAATTTCCCGAAAACATGAGAAGTGTTGGCGCTTCATTCTTGTTCGTTGGATTCGCCGGGGCGAGCTATTTCAGTGGTTTTCTGATCTCCATAGTTCACCATTTCACAACTAGGTCTGCAATGGGGGATTGGTTGCCTGAAGATCTTAACAAGGGGAAGttggattatttttattacttggTTGCCGCACTGGAGGTCATAAACTTAGGGTGTTTTATTGCATTTGCAAAGTGGTATAAGTACAAGCAAAGTGACAGCAGTACCGTTGAAGTTGACATGAAAAATATGCAATCTGGAAAACATCATGTTTAG
- the LOC107434254 gene encoding protein NRT1/ PTR FAMILY 2.8 — translation MENVNHSSSSSSADDHDHHQKPPILHPPAAPRSKAGGWKAIKYILGNESFEKLASMSLIANITVYLNKNYNLSGIFLVNVINTWNGFSNISSLAGAFVSDTYLGKFRTLLLGSISSLLGMGTLTLTAGIHQLRPSSVCTDKSHCPQPKSWQLCFLFTGLGLLSLGAGGIRPCNIAFGADQFDTKTEKGRAQLESFFNWWYFTFTVALVIALTAVVYIQTDVSWTLGFAIPTACFVLSITIFLIGRHTYVYVKPQGSIFSDMVKVITAACRKYGASTETGSEKRFYNPNMATRSNTDAVKLPHTDRFKFLDKAAIIIDPNELDIQGMPKNGWRLCSLQQVEQLKCLVAIMPVWVTAIGTFLTMDQQNTFGVLQALQMDRSIGKHFDFPPGWMNITSMLTLSVWIYIYERVYIPQMKKMTGEGKRLSTKVRILIGIVMSILCMLVAGIVEEHRRNLALKHGSFISPASFALLLPQFCLSGLNEAFAAVAIMEFFTMQLPDSMRTVAGAIFFLSLSISSYLGTFIVNIIHKVTSNKSDQLPWLGGHDLNKIRLDYYYYFIAALGALNFAYFNFYASRYVLRNNFSGSEGEEVVLERSVACNSSNNMSDECNITIDKEKGLERHIGSNV, via the exons ATGGAGAATGTAaaccattcttcttcttcttcttcagcagatgatcatgatcatcatcaaaAACCTCCAATTCTCCATCCTCCTGCTGCTCCAAGATCAAAAGCAGGAGGATGGAAAGCTATCAAATACATTTTGG GGAACGAGTCATTCGAGAAATTGGCTTCGATGAGCTTGATAGCTAATATTACAGTGTATCTGAATAAAAACTACAATCTGAGTGGTATATTTCTGGTAAATGTGATCAATACATGGAATGGTTTTTCCAACATTTCATCATTAGCTGGTGCTTTTGTTTCTGATACTTACTTGGGCAAGTTTCGTACCCTTCTTTTAGGCTCCATATCCTCGCTTCTG GGCATGGGGACCCTGACGCTAACTGCAGGAATACACCAGTTGAGACCCTCCAGTGTGTGCACTGATAAATCCCACTGTCCACAGCCCAAAAGTTGGCAGCTCTGTTTCCTTTTCACAGGTCTTGGTTTGTTATCCCTCGGAGCAGGCGGAATTAGACCCTGTAACATTGCCTTTGGTGCTGATCAATTTGATACCAAAACAGAGAAAGGAAGAGCTCAATTGGAAAGCTTTTTTAATTGGTGGTACTTCACTTTCACTGTTGCTCTTGTAATAGCACTAACTGCTGTGGTCTACATCCAGACTGATGTCAGTTGGACTCTTGGATTTGCCATTCCCACAGCCTGCTTTGTTTTGTCCATAACCATTTTCTTGATAGGTCGCCACACTTATGTTTACGTGAAGCCTCAAGGCAGCATATTTTCAGACATGGTGAAGGTGATCACTGCTGCCTGTAGAAAGTACGGAGCCAGTACTGAAACTGGCTCTGAGAAACGCTTTTATAATCCTAACATGGCTACTAGATCTAATACAGATGCAGTAAAGCTTCCTCACACTGATAGATTTAAGTTCCTTGATAAGGCTGCTATTATCATTGACCCGAATGAATTAGACATCCAAGGAATGCCAAAGAATGGTTGGAGATTATGCAGTCTTCAACAAGTGGAACAGTTGAAATGCTTGGTAGCAATTATGCCTGTTTGGGTGACAGCAATTGGTACTTTCTTGACCATGGATCAACAGAACACATTTGGGGTCCTCCAAGCATTGCAAATGGATAGATCAATTGGAAAACATTTCGATTTCCCACCAGGTTGGATGAACATCACATCCATGCTTACTCTTTCTGTATGGATCTACATCTATGAGCGCGTTTACATCCCTCAGATGAAAAAAATGACCGGAGAAGGTAAAAGATTGTCGACGAAAGTACGAATCCTAATTGGCATTGTGATGTCAATCCTGTGCATGTTGGTGGCTGGAATTGTTGAAGAACATCGCCGGAACTTAGCTTTGAAACATGGATCATTCATTTCACCAGCAAGTTTCGCATTGCTGTTACCGCAGTTTTGCTTATCCGGTTTGAATGAAGCTTTTGCTGCAGTTGCCATAATGGAGTTCTTTACTATGCAACTTCCAGATAGTATGAGGACAGTGGCAGGGGcaatcttctttctttccttatcaATTTCGAGCTACTTAGGCACATTCATTGTCAATATCATCCACAAAGTAACATCGAACAAGAGCGACCAATTGCCATGGTTGGGAGGTCATGATCTTAACAAGATTAGGCTTGATTATTACTACTACTTCATTGCTGCTCTGGGAGCTTTGAATTTTGCATATTTCAATTTCTATGCAAGCAGATATGTGCTAAGGAACAATTTTTCAGGTAGTGAGGGAGAAGAGGTGGTATTAGAAAGGTCAGTTGCTTGCAATTCAAGTAATAACATGTCTGATGAATGCAATATTACAATAGATAAGGAAAAAGGATTGGAGAGGCATATTGGCAGTAATGTGTAA